A single window of Clupea harengus unplaced genomic scaffold, Ch_v2.0.2, whole genome shotgun sequence DNA harbors:
- the LOC122132202 gene encoding calcineurin subunit B type 1 isoform X2, whose translation MGNEASYPLEMCTHFDADEIKRLGKRFKKLDLDNSGSLSVEEFMSLPELQQNPLVQRVIDIFDTDGNGEVDFKEFIEGVSQFSVKGDKEQKLRFAFRIYDMDKDGYISNGELFQVLKMMVGNNLKDTQLQQIVDKTIINADKDGDGRISFEEFCAVVGGLDIHKKMVVDV comes from the exons TCGATGCTGATGAGATTAAGAGGCTAGGAAAGAGATTTAAGAAACTCGACCTGGATAACTCAGGATCCCTGAGTGTTGAAGAGTTTATGTCCTTGCCGGAGTTACAACAGAACCCCTTGGTGCAGAGGGTCATAGATATATTTGACACAGATGGCAATGGGGAAGTTGACTTCAAAG AATTTATTGAGGGCGTGTCGCAGTTCAGTGTGAAAGGAGACAAGGAACAGAAACTGCGGT TTGCTTTTAGAATCTATGACATGGACAAAGATGGCTACATATCGAATGGGGAGTTGTTCCAGGTGCTCAAAATGATGGTTGGGAACAACCTGAAAGAcacccagctgcagcagatTGTTGACAAGACCATTATAAACGCAGACAAGGATGGCGACGGGAGAATATCTTTTGAGGAGTTTTGCGCC GTTGTAGGAGGCCTTGACATACACAAAAAGATGGTGGTGGACGTGTGA
- the LOC122132202 gene encoding calcineurin subunit B type 1 isoform X1: MGNTLRGGGKPLMFGFDADEIKRLGKRFKKLDLDNSGSLSVEEFMSLPELQQNPLVQRVIDIFDTDGNGEVDFKEFIEGVSQFSVKGDKEQKLRFAFRIYDMDKDGYISNGELFQVLKMMVGNNLKDTQLQQIVDKTIINADKDGDGRISFEEFCAVVGGLDIHKKMVVDV; the protein is encoded by the exons ATGGGTAACACGCTCCGTGGCGGTGGAAAGCCTCTGATGTTTGGCT TCGATGCTGATGAGATTAAGAGGCTAGGAAAGAGATTTAAGAAACTCGACCTGGATAACTCAGGATCCCTGAGTGTTGAAGAGTTTATGTCCTTGCCGGAGTTACAACAGAACCCCTTGGTGCAGAGGGTCATAGATATATTTGACACAGATGGCAATGGGGAAGTTGACTTCAAAG AATTTATTGAGGGCGTGTCGCAGTTCAGTGTGAAAGGAGACAAGGAACAGAAACTGCGGT TTGCTTTTAGAATCTATGACATGGACAAAGATGGCTACATATCGAATGGGGAGTTGTTCCAGGTGCTCAAAATGATGGTTGGGAACAACCTGAAAGAcacccagctgcagcagatTGTTGACAAGACCATTATAAACGCAGACAAGGATGGCGACGGGAGAATATCTTTTGAGGAGTTTTGCGCC GTTGTAGGAGGCCTTGACATACACAAAAAGATGGTGGTGGACGTGTGA